Genomic DNA from Peribacillus simplex NBRC 15720 = DSM 1321:
TAATGTTTTTCAAAATGTGAAACCATTTTATCGGCTTCTTCTTTCGAAAGCGCACCATATTCGACATATTTTTCGATCAATATCTTTTTGTCAGCGAGTATCTGCTTTTGGATCTTGGCGATTTCAGATTTTTGAGCTTCGGTGAATTGTACACTTTCCGTTTTTGCTTTGTTTTCCTCTGCAGCCGGGTGATTCAGGTTGACTAAGAATAGGGAACAGGCTGTCAAACAGATGACTAAAAACTTTTTCATGAATGAACGACTCCTTCTTTTGTTTTTTTCTGCCTTATGAAGAACTGTAGAATCTTTAAAACCTGAAAGATTCTTCCTAATGGTGAAAGTTTTCAATATGGAAGATTCCTCATTTCCTTATTATCATTTACAGCATTTACAGTTTTATGTAAAAAATTTGGTAAGGTTTTGTTACAGAAAGATATGGGTAATTTAAATGTAAGCAGAAAAATTTGATGTAACTTCTTATTAATAAAAATCTTTTAAAGAAGGGAAGAAAGGGGGATTATCATGATATGGACAATTATTGGTTTAATAATATTATTATGGGTTCTTGGTTTAGTCTTTAAAGTGGCTGCAGGCTTTATACATATCTTGCTTATCATCGCGGTCATTCTCATTTTGGTTAAAGTTTTTAAGGGAAGGAATCGAATGTAGATATGAATCGAAGGCTAACGTGGAAAAGTTTATAAATACCAATGTAAGGGCGGCCTGGTGAACAGGTCGCCTTTTAATTTTCAATTAGTCTGTCAATCATATGGCAGTGGCTGTCCC
This window encodes:
- a CDS encoding lmo0937 family membrane protein, whose translation is MIWTIIGLIILLWVLGLVFKVAAGFIHILLIIAVILILVKVFKGRNRM
- a CDS encoding YckD family protein, which translates into the protein MKKFLVICLTACSLFLVNLNHPAAEENKAKTESVQFTEAQKSEIAKIQKQILADKKILIEKYVEYGALSKEEADKMVSHFEKHYKMMEEHNFQIPPHRPHTRHMHK